A genomic window from Camelina sativa cultivar DH55 chromosome 2, Cs, whole genome shotgun sequence includes:
- the LOC109127476 gene encoding arabinogalactan peptide 14-like — protein MEAMKMKLYVAVLVATIAFSTVQQTVAAVDAPAPSPTSDASSVIPTFLASVAVMAFGFLF, from the coding sequence ATGGAGGCAATGAAGATGAAGCTTTACGTGGCGGTTTTGGTTGCTACGATAGCGTTCTCTACGGTTCAGCAGACTGTTGCAGCGGTTGACGCTCCGGCTCCGAGCCCTACCTCCGATGCTTCGTCGGTTATCCCTACTTTCTTAGCCTCTGTAGCCGTGATGGCCTTTGGGTTCCTCTTTTAA